The Liolophura sinensis isolate JHLJ2023 chromosome 6, CUHK_Ljap_v2, whole genome shotgun sequence genomic sequence ATTAATGAActaaacatttttaaacaaacCCTAAACATACCTCTGCCCTGGGCCTGCTGCTGCTCATCACCACTCTCCCGATCCGACATGGTGCAACCCTTCCTCTGCAGCTCTCTAGCCTCCTTCTAAAGTTGATGAATTATTCATGAGGTCATGCATATCATTATGGGCAACATGGCCGCAGTTTTCCTCACAGTTGCGTATTATTTTCCTGTATTACAGCAAGCATAGTATGCATGTAAAAACATATCATGCCACATTTTgagtaaaaatataacattatctACCCAAATATAGTTTACTTGTTTCAAATAAATCAGGTATAAAGATTTTAGTAATTACGATTTCACCGAAGAAGGTCGACTTGAGGTCATGTTCTTGGGAAACGTCTCATTGGACGTTCATCACGAGGTCTTTTCTGACAGCAGGTTGTTTTCAAAACACAATTCTGAAACGCCACATGGAAAAGAAACCACGAATGGCTCAGTAGCACAAAAATCAGTTTGAGGTATCATTATCATCAGATTGTGCTAttcttctttgttgtttttcttgaaagcaattttaatgttttatttccagcatattttgtgttcactgtCATTGATCAAGTGTAACGGCCCCGTTTCCCCGAGATCCTCGATATCAGTCGCCCGAAGACGATTTATTAAtgtcgtttatttatttagcctattcattctttttttatgtCTGTGTACACGTGTAAATTAGGTCTACTTGTCTTGCATTGTTTTTGCGGAGGGGAACTTGGTGTAGCATGCAGATTTTTTAAGGGTACTACTGGCAGGCATATATAGGCCCAgcctatatatgtgtacacgGGTAAAGTAAGCCTACATGTCtctacattttttaaaattttttttataggccTAAAAATCTTGGAAGAGGTGATCATTACTTTAGGCCTAATACTCAAAAAGATATACCTGTAGACAAACAACGTATGTATCTAGGCCGTACCACACATCCATCAAATATAGGCCCGTAGATCTATAGATACACATGAGCTACAAGTGCAGAAAATTGGCCGTGTAACACAATAACAATACGTTTCTTACCGGTGCTAAGTTTTGGTTCTTTACATTCTTTACAGATTGAAAACCTTCACAGTTCACCCTAAAACTATTTCTAAATcttatgacatgtacacatataggcCTTTAAATTCACAGGCCTGCGCGGGTCTATGTATTTGCCCATTGATAGCCTTATTAACGGACCGTTTCGgttgcctaatggttagagcgtccgcctcgaagacAGGAGACTGAGGATGGAACCCGGGCCGGGTCAAGGCTTTGAAATTGGCACTTGTTGCTGTACGTCGTATCTaacactgaaaggttagagcaagggaacaaggctggttggcccggtgtcagtataatgtgactgggtgtgtcatgtgtggtggcttcggcatgatactttggcggcatggactcaccctgccacaagaagacacagtatatataggCTTATACGCACCAAATGTCTTGTCGTCgtcgaaaaattgttaagtacgacgtaaaactccaagcttACATACATACCTATTACAAAGGACTTCAAATAGGGTTGAAGATTAACACGATTAACAAGAGGTCTATATAGGACTCGATTAGCATTGGCTATCGGTATAGGCGTATGTTAAGGAGTTGATGGAACAGGACAGCGCAAGGAAAAACTACCGCGCGTAGTCGAACAGGTGGCAAACCTTCAGAACTTTATAAAGTGCACATGCGACAGTGTGGAGAGCGTTCAAATTTATCCTCTTTTATTTATAGGCCATTCCAACTTTTAGCTTTAGGCCTCAAGATGTAGTGAAAACTAAAATGCTGAAAAGTTAATGACATTTATAAATTCACCATTAGATCAGGCtatatatattgtcatttcTGCCGATGGATATATGCATCCCAGTTGTAACAGGGATATTTGATAATTTGAATTAAACAAAGATAGGCTAGGGTATAGTTTCGTTAAGAATATGGGCCTGCCTCCATAATAATGTTTTTGGTAcccatttaatttaaattagtgtaatattaaaaatattttcttgcaCCCACAGATAATGTCAGAGGCGTACTAATATGCCCGTGATAAACCATACTTtagttatttttctttcatcgAACCGTAAACTATCCAAGTACACTAAAGCATTAGTGACGCGCTTCGaaaaaatcatttcaaacaaattctgTCACAAAAGCTCTGCaattatatatacttatatatatgtcGTTCTCTTTTGTTTACTTGTACTTTGGCCGAAGGGTCCTGTTGTCAACACGTGCATCCGTTTTGGCTTTCATTAACCCGTTCACCCGTCTGTCCTTTTGTGAAAAAACTGTCTTTTGCAGTATACGTTTATAAAAATTTGGTAGTGTAGGAAGCCTAAATCGAAATTggacgttatttatttatttgattggttttttacgtcgtatcctgaagaatatttcacttatacgacggcggccagcattatggcgggagaaatctatgaccatctgcagactccctcggccacggagggaCCCGAAACTGCAGAGGACGTTATCTGGTATGCACAGGCCcctatatgtaaatataatataatatattcaatATAAATAGAATGCATGGaaatataaactgtaaaatattgaatatttgtTAACgttcagtacagataaaatacTTCCGCAGTGGAATAAAATGGTAGATTTCATTTCAATTGCCAAGACCATCATTCTTTTCCCTTCAAATTATGCAGAAAAGAGGCATTTATAGAACGTATTTTTATGCACAAAATTCATCTTAAATTAACTGATCTTCGGTTAATGTTTTTCGAATGGATCTGACATTTTTAACTTTGCCCTTCCATGTGTGCGGAATAGTACATTCATTGAGAAATGCCTGTATCATGATGCCTCGAGtcaaattaaatgaaatctACACACAGATTTATAGATTCTCCGGCTGGCCTCGGTATCTTACTTAATATAGGTTGTGGTCAGCGCGAATATTTTGTCTCTGTCCTGCATTTTCCATGTACAAATTGGTAAAAttctattttttaatttttcttgtttctgtACATATTTCTAAGTGAGTATAACAGTTGTTTTTGTGTGGATATTTTGTGCTCAAGGAAATGCAACATGCACACGTATGGATGTCATCACATCATCTGCGATGCCGCAGGctgtgtacgtatatatatatatatatatatatatatatatatatatatatatatatatatatatatatatatatatatatatatatatatatatatatatatataattttgagaGATTTGAGGTGAGTTTAACTCGTTGTATACCACCCAAGCATGTCCTTTCCATATTTTCCCAGTAGTTtaataaaatgttcagtttgCTCGTATGTTTGAAAATCACATTTGCTATATACGCCTTGGCTAGTTTTTCATGTAATTTCCCCTGCATGCATGCAGTCGAGCACAAGGTGGCTTATCTTACCAAATTAAATGAGGCATCATACATTGATTTTACCAAATGGAAATTATATATCTTTGTGACTGGAGGTCTTTTGGACTTTTATATATCATCTGATGGCCCTCCAAGAATTTGTTAGCTCTACTTCATACTGAATCCCCCTCACTGGACTTTAAGAAAGGCTGGTATGTAAAAAAGCGAGGCATGTAGTGAAGCAACTGTTGGTACGCCTTCCGACAGATTGTTCTTTTTCAAGATCAGTTTGTCACAACGGCTATCGCtttgatgtatatatactaaTAACTATTATTtctttatcatttatcatttctcattttttacGTACGATGCACTGAATAACTATATAATTGTTGTGAAAGTAATTATTATGAAACAATGTTTTCATGCATGGATGGACTTCTATTAGCTACAATAGTGACGGGTAAAAGTACAGGGAAAGTTGAGTCCTACAAACTGCTTGCTAATAAGATCTAATCCGTTTGCTATGGAGGTGCCTTACTCATGCAGAAGTAGTATAAAGAGGCTTTTTGCAGCTCCAAACTACGTCACACATCAGGGACCAACGCAGAGACATCCAACTGGCTTACAGTACAATGTGACAGTTTTTCTAATTGGATCcatagagtatatatatatatatatgttgctCGCTAATAAAAATGCCACAGAACCACTTTGACCCGCGAACTTTCCTCACGCTAAATTCTGAGAAGGCAAAATCATCCATGCATGCACTGAAAGGATTTCACATCAGAAGGAGGGTTATCTTGTGTGTAAATATCAGTGTAAATCAGTTTAGCAAATCAAGTATTTGACTTGAGATGATTGATTTCAGCTTGAAGAGTGAGGTGGAAGTGGTGTGCTGTAAGACGTCCTGTTATTCCGCATCCAGAAGAACGCTACAAGCATGCTTTCGCTAAAACGACTGCAAGCATGAATCACGGTGATGTAGCTGCAGTTATTGTGCCTGGTCGTTGTTTCCAATGACTTATAAATGCAAtgacatgcttttttttttggccaccATTAATTTCTATGAACATCTAATTACATGCAGGTATATGGAAATGACCCTACAACGACTATGACACTCAATACTCTGGAAACCCGTGCGGCCAAAGTGAACCTGACGACAGACCTCAGGAATGTGATTCACCAAATCAATCCTAACGATCTCCTGTGCGCGTACAAACCAACCTTTGAGAAATGGGCCACCCGAACATTGCAAGATCTGGAGCCACCGACAGAGGAGGACAAGAAGAAAGTTTTGCCCGGTGGTCATCTGTGTTCACAGGACCTGGGACAGGGTGACTACAAGGTAAACTGTACTCAGTGAAAAATCTTGCCTGTTGTATATTTGTAGAATCAGTTGGCTTTCTTACTTCAAGTCAACTAAAAAATCCGACTCTGTGCTAATGTTCTATTTTGGATGTAAACGACCTTCAGAGATGAGacatatgaagaaaaaaatatagagCCTGTGTACCCCTTCCATTAAAATAGTTTGACAACAGCATTGACTTATAATATGGAACCCCATGCATATCTTCTCCATAATGACACACAGAGCTATCGCATCTTTACCCACTCCCTGTATACTGGTGTCTCGTCTGTTAGTTTTACCCAGTTAAGTTGAGGTTTAACGCTgtgcttaaaaatttttcacttatgctaaGGCCTTCAGGCGTAAAGGTCAAGGGAACCGAACAAACCCTTGAGAGGACCACCACCCTTCGCAAGGCACAAGAAAAAGAACCTAATGATTAACTGAGCCCCATTCAATCTAACCCATAAGGGCTGCATTCGAGTAGGCTATACCTTGTTGGTCACGGAACAATCACTGTTGCTTTATTTGAAAGAGCTGTTGAAGGCCTATCCTCCCATGTTATGAACTGTTTGCTTTGGAAACTGTTTCCTCTCTGATCATTACCATGTTTCCTCTCACAGGTCTCCATGGGCTGGGGGTTATGTCCTCTACCCCATTCCTGTGCAGGGACAGCCTACCAACGAGAACTAACCACCGTCCTCAAGCTCTCTAACTATAAGCGAACACATTCGTCTTCAACAGTCGACAAAGTGCCAGAAAATCGTACAGCAGAAAGTAAAACACATAAGATTAGCTCGGGTCTGTATCCAGGCAGAAGCACATTTCACGACTTCAGGATCCGCGATGGCGGCGAAGAGCGCGGGTTCAGCAGCTCGTACAACAGATCTCACTCTCCTCGCCATGTGCCCTTTAAACACAGCGATTGCAACGGTCAGCATATGACGAATTACAGGTATACATTCATATGTTTCTTCAGGGGCGTCAATGAATGTATGCATGCGCTGTGCTCATATACATATAGGgcctatgtgtgtgtgtcatgcGCATATTGGTTTATATATTCAATATAGATTTTGCTAATTTTCTTGGAATGTTACTCCAGTTACAACCGTATATAGAAACCTGTTATACTGGGCGTATATGGAATGGGGATTTCCTGATAGATTGGAGGCGCTGATTTTTGTACTTAAATTTGCCAGGGAGACCTACACCTACAAGAAGATTGGAACGCACAAGAACCAGTACATGAAGAGAGCTCTGGCGAGCGGTCTAACCCTTCAACATTACCCGTTTCGATGCTGTGATAACCACTGTTGTCCCAGTGTGTCTCGCTCTGGATCGTCTTTCCAGAAAGACCATGGAGTTATAACAAACTCTCTATGCCCCACCTCTGCCAAGCTGTCCTCTCGATCACCTCAAGTACAGGTAAAACATCAAACCCAAGCTCATCTATAGTTGAAAATATATGAGCAAATGCGAAATCAATTGCATTTTGGATCATAATAGTTTCATTTCAGGTCAAgtacattttgttcacatctTATTCAAAAAGGTGTCCTcttcaaaaccatttttttttctccaaatgaCGACACTTTATGTACATGAGAGCAGTATTTTGGCTTTAAGCAGTTTTTTAATCTTCCGGATAGGTTAGTCCCAGGCGGCTGTTTACGGTTTCCAGCTTATATGAGCCCCAGTCCATTTGCTTTACTCTAGGAATATAGATATCACTGTTTTTGTGCATCACTGATTACCGCTTAGACAATATACCTTCTCGTGACATATCTGTCAAGAACTTGCACTGGATCATCATCGGATTTATTTCGTTGTTTTGGAATGTAAACCTCATGCACTAGTTTTGCTTACACGGAAATTTACAAGCGTATTTGGTTGTCactattgttttctttgattgAAAATCGTACCCTGTCAGCGCCACCTTATCATGCATCTTTTTTACAATGGCACCCACTTTATGTCACCAGGCCGAAGTCCATGTATCTGAGAGAAAGCATATGTTGCAAGTTTCTAATGGAAATAGAACTGGCCTAACCTCTGCTCAAAGAAAGGAAATGCAGAAGAGTTCAGTTCCCCAGACCCTTAGCGGGTTAAACAATGAGGCTACCAACATGGAGAGATTCAACAAGACCCTGCCGTCGAGTTCGTCCAGCAAGAGAGAGCTTGGAAACGTTCTCTTGGATATTTCTCTTATGGGCTGCCGAACGCATCCTACGCTACCCGGGAAGAAACCTCAGCAAAAAATGTACCATTTAACTCCGTCGGATTCCTCGACCATTTCCAGTTTTGTGGGTAAgtgctgtatata encodes the following:
- the LOC135468203 gene encoding uncharacterized protein LOC135468203, translating into MTLNTLETRAAKVNLTTDLRNVIHQINPNDLLCAYKPTFEKWATRTLQDLEPPTEEDKKKVLPGGHLCSQDLGQGDYKVSMGWGLCPLPHSCAGTAYQRELTTVLKLSNYKRTHSSSTVDKVPENRTAESKTHKISSGLYPGRSTFHDFRIRDGGEERGFSSSYNRSHSPRHVPFKHSDCNGQHMTNYRETYTYKKIGTHKNQYMKRALASGLTLQHYPFRCCDNHCCPSVSRSGSSFQKDHGVITNSLCPTSAKLSSRSPQVQAEVHVSERKHMLQVSNGNRTGLTSAQRKEMQKSSVPQTLSGLNNEATNMERFNKTLPSSSSSKRELGNVLLDISLMGCRTHPTLPGKKPQQKMYHLTPSDSSTISSFVGSDSQPSQKK